The Rouxiella sp. WC2420 region CTGGCCGCCTTGATGCAGCATTCCAGGACGAAGTTGCGGGTAGCGAAGGCTTCCTGAAACAGGCTGCGGGTAAAGGTTACGCCTTTGCCGGTCCTTCCGTGAAAGACGACAAATTCTTTGGCGTGGGTACCGGTATGGGTCTGCGCAAAAACGAAGATGACCTGAAGTCTGCCTTGAACAAAGCGTTTGATTCCATGCGTAAAGATGGCACCTACGACAAGCTGGCGAAGAAATATTTCGATTTCGACGTTTACGGCGGCTAGGCATTAACTGAAGACAGTAGGAAAACAGTAGTCGTTTCCGAATCAGCGGTTTGCACATTGCGGCAAGCCGCTACTAAAAAAGAATTTTAAAACCTGCGAAACGCAGTCTGATTTCCGTCTAAGGCAGGATATTTTCATGTTATATGGGTATTCCCACGTAATAATCCAGGGCACGTTGGTCACGCTAGAACTGGCACTTTCTTCAGTGCTGCTGGCCCTCATCATCGGTTTGATTGGTGCTGGCGGCAAGTTGTCAAAAAATCGTGTCATTTCCAGCATTTTCGGTGCTTATACCACCTTGATTCGCGGTGTTCCCGATCTGGTATTAATGCTGTTGATTTTCTATGGCTTGCAGATAGCTTTGAACAGTTTGACAGAAGCCGTGGGCATGGACCAGATTGATATTGACCCGCTTAGCGCCGGTATTATCACCCTCGGTTTCATTTATGGTGCCTATTTCACCGAAACCTTCCGCGGAGCCTTTATGGCTGTGCCGCGCGGGCAAATTGAAGCGGCTATCGCTTTTGGCTTCAGTGGTTCACAAATATTCCGTCGTATTCTGTTTCCGGCCATGATGCGTTTTGCTCTGCCGGGGATTGCCAACAACTGGCAAGTTATTCTCAAGGCGACGGCGCTGGTTTCACTGCTTGGCCTGAATGATGTGGTTAAAGCCACGCAGCTGGCGGGTAAGGGCACTTATCAACCGTTTTATTTCGCCATCGTGGCGGGTGTGATTTATTTGATATTTACCACGTTATCCAATGGCGTGCTGCTGTGGCTCAACCGCCGCTATTCGCTGGGTGTGAAGAGGGCCGAGCTATGATTGATATCTTGCATCAATACGGTATGTCGCTGCTGTACAGCGACGGCTACCGATTTACCGGCCTGGCGATTACCCTATGGCTGTTAATCAGTTCTGTGGTGATGGGCGGACTGCTGGCGGTGCTGCTTGCCGTGGGTCGCGTTTCAAGCAATCGCTGGATAAGCTCGCCAATCTGGCTGTTTACCTATATTTTTCGCGGCACTCCGCTGTATGTGCAACTGCTGGTATTTTACTCGGGAATGTACAGCCTGGAGATTGTGCGTGGGACAGACTTCCTCAACGCTTTCTTCCGCAGCGGCCTTAACTGCACCATTTTGTCGTTGACGCTGAACACCTGTGCCTATACCACCGAGATTTTCGCCGGGGCTATTCGCGCCGTTCCGCACGGTGAAATTGAAGCAGCTCATGCCTATGGTTTTTCGCGCTTCAAGCTCTACACCTGCATTATTCTCCCTTCTGCGCTGCGTACTGCTTTACCGGCATACAGCAACGAGGTGATTCTGATGCTGCACTCCACCGCGCTGGCGTTCACTGCCACCGTGCCGGACGTGCTCAAGATTGCTCGCGATATTAACTCAGCGACCTACCAGCCTTTTTATGCCTTTGGCATCGCGGCGGTTATCTACCTTTGCGTATCGTTTGTGTTGATTAACTTGTTCCGTATGGCGGAAAAGCGCTGGTTGGCGCACGTCAGGCCTCAGTCTTCTCACTAAAAATGAATGTATTCACAGCGAAAACGTTAAACCTGTGCGGGAAAAATCATGTCAGAAAATAAATTAGCCGTAATCGATCTGCATAAACGTTATGGCGAGCACGAGGTGCTGAAAGGCGTTTCGATGTCTGCAAACGCGGGTGACGTTATCAGCATTATTGGATCTTCTGGATCGGGGAAAAGTACCTTTTTACGCTGTATCAACTTCCTGGAAAAACCGAGTGAAGGTTCAATCAGCGTAAACAATGTCGATATTCGCATGGTGCGTGATACCGACGGCCAGCTGAAAGTATTCGACAAAAAACAGTTACAGCTGCTGCGCACCAAGCTGACGATGGTGTTTCAACACTTCAACCTGTGGAGTCACATGACGGTTCTGGAAAATGTCATGGAAGCCCCCATTCAGGTGCTGGGACTGAGCAAGGCGGAAG contains the following coding sequences:
- the hisQ gene encoding histidine ABC transporter permease HisQ, with translation MLYGYSHVIIQGTLVTLELALSSVLLALIIGLIGAGGKLSKNRVISSIFGAYTTLIRGVPDLVLMLLIFYGLQIALNSLTEAVGMDQIDIDPLSAGIITLGFIYGAYFTETFRGAFMAVPRGQIEAAIAFGFSGSQIFRRILFPAMMRFALPGIANNWQVILKATALVSLLGLNDVVKATQLAGKGTYQPFYFAIVAGVIYLIFTTLSNGVLLWLNRRYSLGVKRAEL
- a CDS encoding ABC transporter permease; translated protein: MIDILHQYGMSLLYSDGYRFTGLAITLWLLISSVVMGGLLAVLLAVGRVSSNRWISSPIWLFTYIFRGTPLYVQLLVFYSGMYSLEIVRGTDFLNAFFRSGLNCTILSLTLNTCAYTTEIFAGAIRAVPHGEIEAAHAYGFSRFKLYTCIILPSALRTALPAYSNEVILMLHSTALAFTATVPDVLKIARDINSATYQPFYAFGIAAVIYLCVSFVLINLFRMAEKRWLAHVRPQSSH